The following proteins come from a genomic window of Neoarius graeffei isolate fNeoGra1 chromosome 26, fNeoGra1.pri, whole genome shotgun sequence:
- the dag1 gene encoding dystroglycan: MRNKLSKFWDAGCWPMLRLGSRTIALLLLTVMLPAAQASSPQGTLEVLGDMAQLEASMHSAVLSDLQEAQAVVSAAAQPSGFPDSSAVVGRMFQMQIPIKAKDSGSLVKITEAGKDTLPSWLHWEPMSSTLQGLPLAVDKGVHYISVSIASAHHASQSPDVFSIEVHPEERADTDPVQLASQLTDNDSQHFVCGNEDPVTVLTVILDADLTKMSSKQRVELLASMKKFSGVGLQHMKVLPVVNNRLFDMSAFMAGPGNAKKVVENGALLSWKLGCALDQSNIPNISSVQVPAKEGTMSAHLGYPVVGWYIANKKPHIPKRVRRQLNTPTPVPSLLPPTTYPEPSSRIVPTPTSRSIGPTSDSSSQPVRGPVPLPVKPTIRTRDPIAHTPTIGPPQPTKLMDTTSTITIQPTMTRPLYVGPSVTPPTTTTKKPTKRPRKLKTTPVPKEPKTTTAKLPRRPTPSVHEVNTKPELRNPIDQVRSFIGTYFEVKIPSDTFFDQEDGTTDKLRLTLRKNNDVVGEDSWIQFNSTSQLLYGLPDWKQEGKHEYFMQATDKGGLYATDAFEVHVNRFGNNFKSPVLFAARFQGEPHLVTNDIHKKILLVKKLAISFGDRNSSSVTLKNITKGSILVEWTNSSLQQHPCPKEQIQAMSRKISDAEGKPSPLFINVMEPDFRPINITIKGTESCRNYMFVPPGEIPDPVLPAVTPPVGAGRQSNDDVYLHTVIPAVVVAAILLIAGIIAMICYRKKRKGKLTIEDQATFIKKGVPIIFADELDDSKPPPSSSMPLILQEEKPPLPPPEYPNMASPETTPLNQDILGEYSGLQDEDPNAPPYQPPPPFSAPMEGKGSRPKNMTPYRSPPPYVPP; this comes from the exons ATGCGCAATAAACTGAGCAAGTTCTGGGATGCAGGCTGCTGGCCCATGCTGAGGCTGGGAAGCAGGACTATAGCGCTGCTCCTGCTGACCGTCATGCTGCCGGCAGCTCAGGCTTCATCACCCCAGGGAACCTTGGAGGTGCTGGGGGACATGGCACAGCTGGAGGCGTCCATGCACTCGGCAGTGCTCTCCGACCTCCAGGAGGCGCAAGCAGTAGTGTCTGCAGCAGCGCAACCGAGCGGCTTTCCAGATTCCTCCGCGGTAGTGGGAAGGATGTTCCAGATGCAGATCCCCATAAAAGCCAAGGATTCTGGGAGCCTAGTGAAG ATTACAGAGGCAGGCAAAGATACGCTCCCATCATGGTTGCACTGGGAACCAATGAGCAGCACCCTTCAAGGACTTCCTTTGGCGGTAGACAAGGGTGTCCACTACATATCTGTCTCCATTGCTAGTGCGCACCATGCGTCCCAGAGTCCTGATGTATTTTCCATTGAGGTTCATCCAGAGGAACGTGCGGACACGGACCCTGTTCAGTTAGCGAGCCAGTTAACTGACAATGATTCTCAGCATTTTGTCTGCGGCAATGAAGATCCTGTTACTGTGCTTACGGTAATTTTGGATGCAGACCTCACTAAGATGAGCTCCAAACAGAGAGTGGAGCTTTTGGCCAGCATGAAAAAATTCTCAGGAGTAGGGCTCCAGCACATGAAGGTCTTGCCTGTAGTCAACAATCGCTTGTTTGATATGTCTGCTTTTATGGCTGGGCCAGGAAATGCCAAAAAGGTTGTAGAAAATGGTGCTTTATTATCTTGGAAACTTGGCTGTGCCCTGGATCAAAGCAACATTCCCAACATTAGCAGCGTTCAAGTCCCAGCAAAGGAAGGGACAATGTCAGCACATTTGGGATACCCAGTGGTGGGATGGTACATTGCTAACAAAAAGCCACATATACCTAAACGAGTACGGCGGCAGCTAAATACCCCTACGCCCGTACCGTCCTTGCTTCCTCCAACAACGTACCCTGAGCCATCGAGCCGCATTGTGCCCACACCAACGTCCCGGTCAATTGGACCAACTTCAGACAGCTCCTCACAACCTGTGCGGGGCCCTGTACCACTGCCTGTGAAACCCACGATTCGCACCAGAGATCCAATTGCTCATACTCCTACAATAGGACCACCTCAGCCCACAAAACTTATGGACACGACCAGCACTATTACAATACAACCCACCATGACCAGGCCACTGTATGTTGGGCCTTCTGTAACACCACCGACAACAACCACCAAGAAACCAACAAAAAGGCCAAGGAAGCTCAAGACCACCCCAGTACCAAAGGAACCTAAGACAACCACAGCCAAGCTCCCCCGACGTCCCACCCCCTCAGTACATGAGGTCAATACAAAACCTGAGCTGCGCAACCCAATTGATCAAGTTAGGTCATTCATTGGCACGTACTTTGAGGTGAAAATCCCATCGGACACATTCTTTGATCAGGAAGATGGTACGACGGACAAGTTAAGATTAACTTTGAGGAAGAACAATGACGTTGTTGGAGAAGACTCCTGGATTCAGTTCAATAGCACTAGCCAGTTGCTTTATGGATTACCAGACTGGAAGCAGGAGGGCAAGCATGAATACTTTATGCAGGCAACTGACAAAGGTGGTCTGTATGCAACAGATGCCTTTGAGGTCCACGTCAATCGCTTTGGAAACAATTTTAAGTCCCCAGTCCTGTTTGCTGCACGATTCCAGGGAGAGCCTCATTTGGTTACCAATGATATTCATAAGAAGATCCTACTCGTCAAGAAATTGGCCATTTCGTTTGGTGATCGCAATTCAAGTTCAGTTACACTGAAAAATATTACTAAGGGATCCATTTTAGTCGAGTGGACCAACAGCAGCCTCCAGCAGCACCCGTGTCCCAAGGAGCAAATTCAGGCCATGAGTCGAAAGATCTCTGATGCTGAAGGCAAACCTTCACCGTTATTCATCAACGTCATGGAACCAGACTTCCGACCCATAAATATCACTATCAAAGGAACCGAGAGCTGCCGCAATTACATGTTCGTTCCACCAGGTGAGATCCCAGACCCTGTTCTGCCTGCTGTTACACCACCTGTCGGAGCAGGACGACAGAGCAATGACGACGTATATCTTCACACAGTCATACCAGCTGTGGTGGTTGCAGCGATCCTGTTGATTGCAGGCATCATCGCCATGATTTGCTATCGCAAGAAGCGCAAAGGGAAGCTTACCATTGAAGACCAAGCAACCTTCATTAAAAAAGGAGTTCCCATCATTTTTGCTGATGAACTTGATGACTCTAAGCCACCTCCATCATCAAGCATGCCCCTTATCCTCCAAGAGGAAAAACCTCCTCTCCCACCACCTGAGTATCCCAACATGGCCAGTCCAGAGACCACACCTTTGAACCAAGACATTTTGGGAGAGTATTCAGGCCTACAAGATGAGGACCCTAATGCGCCTCCTTACCAGCCTCCACCCCCCTTCTCTGCTCCCATGGAGGGTAAAGGGTCCCGCCCTAAGAACATGACCCCATACAGATCACCACCCCCATATGTGCCACCCTAA